GGGTTGCAACAAACCACATCGTCACCGCACAGATGAGCGCCACAAGCGGTGGCGGAACAGTGTTCTCGAGGGCAGACATCGGGGCGTTGCGGGTCGATTCGGGTGAGTGGAACGCCGGGGTCAGGCGGCCCCGGCGATGGGTCGCATCACGTCCAGAAACCGGGCGACCTCGTCGGTGGTGTTGTAGTGGCACATCGACACCCGCACCGCCGCATCGAGGCCGAGCGGGCTGAGCACGTTGGCCGAGTAGTGGTCCGCTTTGCGCGTGTGGGTGCGGATGCCAGCGTCGTTCAGGCGCGTGACAACGTCCGCCGCGGCGACGCCGTCGACGGTCAGGCAGACCAGGCCTTCCCGGTGAGGGTTGTCAACGCCACCGATCACGGTCACAGCCTCCATGTCGGCGAGTCCCGGGAGGTTTCCGGTGCCGTGCAGCATGGCCCCGGTGAGCGCCTGTTCGTGTGCCGCAATGGCGTCGGCGGCCTGGCCGATGTTGCTGCGGCGGTTGCCGCGGTCCTGCCCGACCTGCTGGCCAAGCCAATCGAGGTAGGCCGCGACCTCGGTCCAGCACGCGTAGGCCGAGGTGTCGCGGGTGCCGAGCTCCCACTGCGACGGCGGCGTGCCGTAGAGCTGGTCGTGCGGCAGCTCGCTCAGCCGGTCCGATGCCCAGGCGATGCCGTAGTTGTGGCGGGAGAACACCTTGTAGGGCGAGATCACATAGCCGTCGATGCCGTAGCCGTCGATGTCAACGTGGCCGTGCGCCGCGTGCTGGATGCCGTCGATCACGATGAAGCACTCGGGAGCGCGCTCGCGGATCAGCGCCGCGATCGCCGCGACATCGACACCGATACCGGTCACGGGGCTGGCCTGGATGATCGTCGCGACGCGCGTGTCAGCCGTCACATACTTGGCATAATCGTCGACAGTCACGCCGCCGGTCGCGTCGCTGTGCGGCACGTTGACCAGCCGCTTGCCCGCCACTGCGGCCCAGCGGCGGCGCGCGCTCGCCGTGGCCGGGTGCTCGAGCGTGGTGCCGACCACATCGCCGCCCTCAGGCGAGCCAAGGCAGGCTGTGCGCACCAGGCGGAACAAGAGCTCCGTGCCACTCTCGCCGATGAAAACGGGGCCCGCTGCGCAGCCGAGGAAGGCCCGCATGTCGGCCCGGCCCTGCTCGATGATCGACACGAGCGCATGAGAGGCGGGGTTGTCGCGCCCCTGGTTGTCGGGCACGCCGAGCAGTTCGCCTGCCCGCTCGACCACCGACGCCAGGGTCAGCGCGCCCCCGGCATTCTCGAAAAAGACCCGTTCGCCGGTGAAGGGGCAGCGGTCGGTGTGCATGAATCGATCACGGACAGCCGCTTGCAACGATGGCGTGAACATGGTCCGGCTTACCTGTGCGGTGGATCTGATAACGGGCCGCTAGGGTACCGTATTCGAGGCGCACCGTGCGCCCAAAACGGCCGCGTCACACCCGCCCGACAGCGTCCACGGCCGCGGCCGTCTCGCCATCCAGCCGGCCGATTAGCTCAGCACGATCTCGAGCCCGTCGAAGCCCACCTCGATGCCGTCGGGCAGCTCGGCCGAGAGCGTTGCGTAATCGAGGTCGGTGTGCATGTTCGTCAGCACCGTGCGCCGCGGGCGCAGCTCGTCGATCAGAGCCAGGGCCTCCTCGACGTTGAGGTGGCTCGGGTGCGGCGCGCGGCGCAG
This genomic stretch from Pseudomonadota bacterium harbors:
- a CDS encoding aminotransferase class V-fold PLP-dependent enzyme, producing the protein MFTPSLQAAVRDRFMHTDRCPFTGERVFFENAGGALTLASVVERAGELLGVPDNQGRDNPASHALVSIIEQGRADMRAFLGCAAGPVFIGESGTELLFRLVRTACLGSPEGGDVVGTTLEHPATASARRRWAAVAGKRLVNVPHSDATGGVTVDDYAKYVTADTRVATIIQASPVTGIGVDVAAIAALIRERAPECFIVIDGIQHAAHGHVDIDGYGIDGYVISPYKVFSRHNYGIAWASDRLSELPHDQLYGTPPSQWELGTRDTSAYACWTEVAAYLDWLGQQVGQDRGNRRSNIGQAADAIAAHEQALTGAMLHGTGNLPGLADMEAVTVIGGVDNPHREGLVCLTVDGVAAADVVTRLNDAGIRTHTRKADHYSANVLSPLGLDAAVRVSMCHYNTTDEVARFLDVMRPIAGAA